The Nostoc sp. 'Lobaria pulmonaria (5183) cyanobiont' DNA window GCTGAAGTAGTTAATGAGCGTTTAGAGGTCGCCTTGACCGATGCTTTGAGCGATCTGGGCAAATTTGATGCAGAAGCTAGAGAGCAGTTGCGCCAGTTTACAGAAGAAGTCCTAGAGCGGGCAAATCGGGCAACAGAAGCAGCTAATGCCAGTCAACCTACCACAGGTACTGGACAAGCCAGTTCTGATTCTGGTGACTTGCAAGCAGATATTGACGAATTACGAGCCGAAATTGCCCTATTACGAACAGAATTGCAACATTATCGCCGAGCTTCTGCATAAATTTTAGTCATTAGTCATTGGTCAAAAATTATGTACAAATGACAAATGACACTTAAGAAAGAATAGTTTAGGAATCAGAGTGTCTTTTCTTCCAAGTGATTCGGTCGCAAACCAACGGTAAACAAAGTATATGGAACAAGGTTATTCAGAGAAGGCATACCGTTGGAATCGGGAAAAATACTCTAGCAAACGGCGTTTTGTGGACATTTGGTCTTTTGTCTTGACCTTATTGTTCAAACTTTGGTTATACAACAAATCTTGGAGTTATCCAGGTGGTGTGACTGATGTAAAGCAAGCTGCAAGACGCAAAACCCAAGCAGTATGGATTCGCAATACTCTACTGGATTTAGGGCCAACCTTCATCAAAGTTGGGCAACTGTTTTCTACCCGTGCTGATATATTCCCTGGTGAATATGTAGAAGAACTAGCCAAGTTACAAGACAAAGTACCCGCATTTAGTTATGAGCAAGTAGAAGCGATCGTTGAGAAAGAACTAGGCAAGAAAATTCCTGAACTCTTTCATAGTTTTGAACCGATTCCCTTAGCTGCTGCTAGCTTGGGGCAAGTACACAAAGCTGTGCTACATACTGGGGAATCGGTTGTTGTCAAGGTGCAACGTCCTGGACTAAAGAAATTATTTGAAATAGATTTACAGATTCTCAAAGGAATTACCCGCTACTTTCAAAACCATCCCAAATGGGGACGGGGGCGAGATTGGTTGGGTATTTACGAAGAGTGTTGTCGCATTCTTTGGGAAGAAATTGATTATCTTAACGAAGGTCGTAACGCCGATACTTTTCGCCGGAACTTTCGCGGCTACGATTGGGTGAACGTCCCCAGAATATACTGGCGTTACGCTACTTCCAGAGTACTGACTTTAGAATATCTCCCTGGAATTAAAATTAGCCAATACGAAGCTTTAGAAGCAGCAGGTTTAGATCGAAAGGCGATCGCTCGTCAAGGCGCTCAAGCCTACTTACTACAATTACTCAATAGTGGCTTTTTTCACGCCGATCCTCACCCAGGCAATATAGCCGTTAGTGCAAACGGTGCTTTAATATTCTACGATTTCGGCATGATGGGGCGGATTAAGTCCAACGTCCGCGAAGGATTGATGCAAACACTGTTTGGCATTGCCCAAAAAGATGGCGATCGCGTTGTGCAGTCTCTCATCGATTTAGGTGCGATCGCCCCAACTGATGATATGGGCCCAGTACGGCGTTCCGTCCAGTATATGCTGGATCATTTTATGGATAAGCCCTTTGAGAACCAATCAGTTGCAGCAATCAGTGACGACCTTTACGAAATAGCTTATAATCAGCCATTTAGATTTCCAGCAACTTTCACTTTTGTGATGCGAGCCTTTTCTACTCTAGAAGGGGTAGGCAAAGGCTTAGATCCAGAGTTTAACTTTATGGAAGTTGCCAAACCGTATGCAATGCAACTTATGACCGATATGAATGGTTCTGAGGGTAATAGCTTTCTTAACGAATTAAGTCGCCAAGCAGCTCAGGTAAGTAGTACCGCCTTTGGTCTGCCACGTAGATTAGAGGATACACTGGAGAAGCTAGAGCAAGGAGATATGCGCTTGCGCGTTCGGTCTATAGAAACCGAACGCCTGCTGCGGCGACAGAGCAGTATTCAGCTCTCAATAAGCTATGCTCTGTTAATCAGCGGTTTCACGCTTTCAGCTACTATTTTAGTGGTTAAGGATTATCTATGGTTGGCACTGCTGCCTGGTTTAATTGCAGCGGCGCTTTCAGCGATCCTGATCCGATTACTTTTACGCCTCGACCGTTACGATCGTATGTATTAATTGCTGCAAAAAAAATTTATGAAACTCAATTTCACGGGTTTTAGCGATCCGGGACTTATTCGTTCTAATAATCAGGATGCTTACTATATAGACCCAGAAGGACGATTTTTTGTTGTTGCCGATGGCATGGGTGGTCATGCTGGAGGTGAGGAGGCAAGTAGAATTGCCACTGGAGAAATTCAGGCGTATTTGATAGCAAATTGGGAAACCTCTAAGTCTTCTCAAGAATTGCTAGAGCAAGCTTTGTGGGGTGCCAATAAAGCGATTTTGCAGGATCAGCAAAATCATCCCGAACGCGCCGATATGGGGACAACGGTTGTAGCAGTGATTTTTCGCTCTCCAGAGTCGCCTTGGTGCGCTCATGTTGGCGATTCACGGCTGTATCGCTTCCGAGAGTCGCACTTAGAACAGGTAACGGAAGACCATACTTGGGTAGCACGAGCAATCAAAATCGGTGACATCACCTTAGATGAAGCACGATTACATCCTTTTCGTCATGTATTATCGCGTTGTTTGGGGCGTGAAGACTTGCATCAAATTGATGTGCAACCACTAGATGTAAAAGTTGGCGATCGCTTGCTGTTATGTAGTGATGGTCTTACAGAAGAACTTGTTGAACAGAAGATTGCTAGCTGCCTTCAAAATAGTCCTTGGCTTGATAAAGCCGCCATCTCTCTTGTTGAGGCTGCCAAAGAGCATGGAGGGCACGATAACATTACAGTTGTTATCGTCTCACTCGAAGAAAATAGTCATTAGTCATTGGTCATTGATCATTAGTCATTAGTCATTAGTCGATGCTTAGTAACTTTAAACAAATGACAAAGGACAAAGGACAAACGACAAATCTGGTAAATATACTCAGTAATTTGTTCAGTGTGAGCATTTTTCCTTTTTACAATTTGATACAAATATTTTTAGCCTCTTAAATTACCTAAAGAGGCTAAATTTGTATAAATTGGGAAATTGACATCTTGCACGTAATAAGGTAAAGCGACTATAATACACGCTTATTACCATCAATTCCCCAACCTCCTTAAAATCTCCACCCTCCGAAGCTTCCTCCACCCTTGGGGAGACAGCATCTTAGGCTTTTAAACACAAAGACTAAGACGAGTTTTGCATAGCACCAGATATTCTCTTTAAAGGAGATTTGTGCAAAGCAGAAAGAATTTAGGGAAGTAGTTATACCTATCTGAGACCAAACAGAGCTTATTTTCCGGAATATGGTTCAGCTGACTTGGGTGGTATATCAGTAGGATTAGGTGCAAGATATCAGAGCAGAAAAAGTCCACAATTAGGATGTGGGCAATCTGTCAAACAATTGTTATCTTTCTTAATACGGAGGAACAAATGTTGGACAGTTACAAGTCAAAATATTATCCCATTTGGACTTCTGTGAGCGATATCATCTTTACGCGTTGTTTTTTCGGAGTTAATTAACTATGAACCAACCAATGAAACTATCCTTGGAACAGCAATTCAGCATCTGCTCATTCTCTACTCAGGTGCAAAATATGAGCCACGATCAAGCTAAAGACTTTTTAGTCAAGCTTTATGAGCAAATGGTCGTCCGTGAGGCAACTTATCAAGAACTTCTTAAGCATCAGTGGGGCTTAGATTCCGGTTCCACTATGGCATAGAGTTATTCTAATGTCGCAGTGGGCGACCTCCTTCTCTTGCTTGGTTCCAAGGAGGAAAAGAGCTGGGGATGTCGGGGCGTCAACTTCGATAAATAATTCCACAAGAGTGGCACAAAAGTTCAATTCCCGAAATTAACTAAGAATGACTAAACATTGTCTACGGCATATTTGCTGGGTCTAGACTTAACTCTAGCTAGCTTTGTAGGCTAAATCTGTTGTTTGCTTTAACCAAACTTCTTTTTTTTTCGTCTACTCTGAGAATCTTACCTGCATAAATTTACAATCTACTGGAATATTTGCACAGGTAGATACAGGTATATTCAGAGATAATTTGGATACCACTGCTTTAGCAGCTAGCGATTTCACTCTTTATACATATAACTAGAACTTACATCTTTATATATATTTTGTTTATAAAACGTTACATTATTTGAGTGACGACCTTTTATTTCCATATAAAACACGTAATATTAACAATCATGCCTAACTGGAAAGATCGTATGGAGAATCTGTATCAATACTTTCCAGTTTTGTTAGAATTTGAGGCTTAATCTTTTCGTACTCGTTTTTGAGTAAACTTTTACTGATTTGCGGTTCAGCAGAGGACATCAACGTATTGCTCATTCCGACCCACTCTTGTAGTCGTTGGCGCTGGGCAGAAGCGACGCTGGAAAGTAAGATGTGGGTACAAGGATTTGGTGCTTCTCGTGCAAAGAATAATAGGCGGTAATAACCTGTGTGCTGTAGTAACCGGGCAATTTCTTGACCAAGGCTGGTTTTGAGATCGAGGTAATAAGGTAACCATTTAGCACCATGCTTGCGGTTGTGGATTACAGTAATCCATAGCAGCATGGGATGGGGGATAGAGATGAACAGAAATTGGTTATAGCGGTTACAGAGTAAGCGTTTTTGAATTTCCTCTTGCGGTAGCATCACACACAACGCTGGTAAAACCTCCCCATTGATATGAATGGGCTGGGGAAACACAATATCGGCAATTGGTTTATTTTGAGGCCAGGAAATGGCACGAGCAATTTCATCGTTTGACCAAGATACCCGCAAATCGGCTTTGGTCTTTTGTTCAAACTCAGTGGTAGCTGTAGTAGTGGGAACTAGGGCATGGGCGGCTTGCTGAATTTTGCGTGTATGCTCAGGCTTTTCTAAAAATGCTAAAACTCTGAGGATTTCAGTAATACTTTGGGGGCGATCGCGTGCTACTTTGGCTAGACAACTCATCACTAAATTTTCGATTTCTTTTGGTAGTTCTAATCCCGGAGCAACCTCAGCAAAAGAACGTGGTTTTTGATAGTGATGTGTTTTATACCACGCACCAAAAGAGTGAGTTGGTGCCACCAGTGGCATTTTGCCTGTGAGCATCTCAAACATCATGACGCCCAAACTATAAATATCAGCACGGTTGTCTAATTCCTTACCCTCCATCTGTTCGGGAGAAGAATAAGCCAATGTCCCCAAATAAAATTTTGTATGATCGCCATCTGACTGTAATAACTTAGCAATACCAAAATCTAGAACCTTGACCAATTCTCCAAAACTGGGATCTTGAATCACCAGCATATTGCTTGGCTTAACATCACGATGGATAATTGGGCAAATAGTGCCATCAACCGGGATGCCATCATGGGCACACTGTAATCCCAGGCTGAGTTGACGCGCCATACTGAGAAATCTTGCTAAAGGCAATCGTTGCTTGCGAATAATATTGTTCAGGCTTTGTCCTTGTAAGTATTCCATGACGTAGAAGGGGATATTATTGTCATCTACCCCATAGTCCATAACTCGGACAATATGGATACTTTTTTGCCCTAGTAAAGCACAGGTTTTTGCTTCTCGCTCAAAGCGGTCTTGCAATCGCATCTTTTCATTTTGGATTGATAGAGCTAGAAACTTAACTGCAACAGGTACACCTCCCAACAATATATCTTTAGCACGATAAACCCGACCCATTGCTCCAGTACCGATTAACTCTTGGAGTTGGTAGCGTTTGCTGAGTAAGCGACCAATGTTGGGGTCTGACATAGAAAATTCGACTCTAAAAGCAGATTGTAAGTGTTTAGGAGGACAAGTGCATTCAAACTGATATCTGATTATTGCGCCTAGAAATGACTTTTTATGCTTTTACTGCAAGACAGAAATGGAAGTCAAAAGGTAAAAAGCTTATAAGCTAAGCTTTTGTGCGATTTCCAATAGTTGGTCCATTTACGCGGTGCTGTACTAGCTTTTTCAGTCCTCTTTCAGAAGATTGAAACCACGATCTGACCGTTTGCAACCAAGACGGTTATTGCAACTGGTGCAACATACCAAATCAAACAAGCATAAAGAGTAGATTTATGATGACGCTTTGTACCATTTTGCACTTTCATTGCGGTGTAGTTTTAGTTTGCCCAATTTTGACTAATGCGCTATCACTCTTGGTGTCTCCCCAACTCTTGGAGACGTTGCTTTGTGTTGGGAGAAGACGGCACTAGTTTGGCTACATGAAACTTTACCTGCCTTTGCAGGTTAACAAACCTTAAATTGACATTATTCCACGGAGCTAGACTTGAGTTTGTGTAATAGGGAATTATATTCGCCCAATACTTTTAAAACATTTTCTGATTACCTAACAATATTTTTAACATTCAAGGTCATTATTACTATGTAAAAATGCATTATTTATTGATAAACCTGTAATAGCCTAAAAGGTAGTTTTTTGTTTTTTCTGTCGGTTAGGATATATATCAAAACTTGATTTATTATTCATCACATAGTATTGAATTCGACGCTCAACGATCCCATAAAATCGGGACATAAAATCATAAAAAAAGCCCTGATTTTTCCTGATTTCTGTGAACGCTGTTAACAGGTTTCCTTGTTTTATAGGTTCTACAACTTTAAAATAAGCTAGATTTTTCTTAAAGACTGAAAGATTATAAGATAGAGCGCGCATTAGAGCAGGATTGGTTTTTACAACGTCTTGTTGCATGAAATATTTAGCAGCTTTGCAAGATTGATTTAGACGTGGTAATTGGCTTTGATATACAAGAGAACCGGGGCGTGAACGGTAGAAATAATAGGGTTTTGGTTCAATAAAAAACCTAGCTCCTTTAATTAAGCATTTCATATCAAGCCAAAAATCTTGACCCATCCTGATTTCATCATCGTACTCAATGCCGTGCTTAACCAGAAATTCTCGTTTGAATAGGGGTTTGCTTAAGCCAAGATGCAATCCTGCTTCCCCAAAGACATCAGTTTCTACAAAATAAACGATATCAATTTGGATAATTTTATCTATAAGTTCTCCACTTTCTTGAATCAATGTACTCCAAGGGGATGTTGCACCGTCTTTGATAAAATAAACATCATCAGCAATCATGTCTGCATTTATTTTATTTGCCAGAGACACAAGCTTTTCCAATCTTTCTGGAGCATACCAATCATCTGAATCAAGTACAGCAATCCATTCTCCTTGGGCTGCTCGAAAGGCGCGATTACGTGCAGCCGCTGCTCCAAGATTTTGCTGATTAACTATCACTTTAATACGTCGATCGGTGAAACTTTTAGCGACTTCTACAGTTTTATCACTTGAGCCATCATCGACTATGATAACTTCAATGTCAGTGAGTGTTTGCTCTAAGGCTGACTCTATTGCCTTCCCAATATAAGTTTCAGTATTGTAAGCAGGGATAATAACGGAGACTTTAGGATTCACGAAACTGAACTCCTG harbors:
- a CDS encoding DUF6825 family protein; this translates as MSNPIVQAFFVGRAVAEVVNERLEVALTDALSDLGKFDAEAREQLRQFTEEVLERANRATEAANASQPTTGTGQASSDSGDLQADIDELRAEIALLRTELQHYRRASA
- a CDS encoding ABC1 kinase family protein; this translates as MEQGYSEKAYRWNREKYSSKRRFVDIWSFVLTLLFKLWLYNKSWSYPGGVTDVKQAARRKTQAVWIRNTLLDLGPTFIKVGQLFSTRADIFPGEYVEELAKLQDKVPAFSYEQVEAIVEKELGKKIPELFHSFEPIPLAAASLGQVHKAVLHTGESVVVKVQRPGLKKLFEIDLQILKGITRYFQNHPKWGRGRDWLGIYEECCRILWEEIDYLNEGRNADTFRRNFRGYDWVNVPRIYWRYATSRVLTLEYLPGIKISQYEALEAAGLDRKAIARQGAQAYLLQLLNSGFFHADPHPGNIAVSANGALIFYDFGMMGRIKSNVREGLMQTLFGIAQKDGDRVVQSLIDLGAIAPTDDMGPVRRSVQYMLDHFMDKPFENQSVAAISDDLYEIAYNQPFRFPATFTFVMRAFSTLEGVGKGLDPEFNFMEVAKPYAMQLMTDMNGSEGNSFLNELSRQAAQVSSTAFGLPRRLEDTLEKLEQGDMRLRVRSIETERLLRRQSSIQLSISYALLISGFTLSATILVVKDYLWLALLPGLIAAALSAILIRLLLRLDRYDRMY
- a CDS encoding Stp1/IreP family PP2C-type Ser/Thr phosphatase, translating into MKLNFTGFSDPGLIRSNNQDAYYIDPEGRFFVVADGMGGHAGGEEASRIATGEIQAYLIANWETSKSSQELLEQALWGANKAILQDQQNHPERADMGTTVVAVIFRSPESPWCAHVGDSRLYRFRESHLEQVTEDHTWVARAIKIGDITLDEARLHPFRHVLSRCLGREDLHQIDVQPLDVKVGDRLLLCSDGLTEELVEQKIASCLQNSPWLDKAAISLVEAAKEHGGHDNITVVIVSLEENSH
- a CDS encoding NblA/ycf18 family protein, which encodes MNQPMKLSLEQQFSICSFSTQVQNMSHDQAKDFLVKLYEQMVVREATYQELLKHQWGLDSGSTMA
- a CDS encoding serine/threonine-protein kinase, with the protein product MSDPNIGRLLSKRYQLQELIGTGAMGRVYRAKDILLGGVPVAVKFLALSIQNEKMRLQDRFEREAKTCALLGQKSIHIVRVMDYGVDDNNIPFYVMEYLQGQSLNNIIRKQRLPLARFLSMARQLSLGLQCAHDGIPVDGTICPIIHRDVKPSNMLVIQDPSFGELVKVLDFGIAKLLQSDGDHTKFYLGTLAYSSPEQMEGKELDNRADIYSLGVMMFEMLTGKMPLVAPTHSFGAWYKTHHYQKPRSFAEVAPGLELPKEIENLVMSCLAKVARDRPQSITEILRVLAFLEKPEHTRKIQQAAHALVPTTTATTEFEQKTKADLRVSWSNDEIARAISWPQNKPIADIVFPQPIHINGEVLPALCVMLPQEEIQKRLLCNRYNQFLFISIPHPMLLWITVIHNRKHGAKWLPYYLDLKTSLGQEIARLLQHTGYYRLLFFAREAPNPCTHILLSSVASAQRQRLQEWVGMSNTLMSSAEPQISKSLLKNEYEKIKPQILTKLESIDTDSPYDLSS
- a CDS encoding glycosyltransferase family 2 protein, giving the protein MNPKVSVIIPAYNTETYIGKAIESALEQTLTDIEVIIVDDGSSDKTVEVAKSFTDRRIKVIVNQQNLGAAAARNRAFRAAQGEWIAVLDSDDWYAPERLEKLVSLANKINADMIADDVYFIKDGATSPWSTLIQESGELIDKIIQIDIVYFVETDVFGEAGLHLGLSKPLFKREFLVKHGIEYDDEIRMGQDFWLDMKCLIKGARFFIEPKPYYFYRSRPGSLVYQSQLPRLNQSCKAAKYFMQQDVVKTNPALMRALSYNLSVFKKNLAYFKVVEPIKQGNLLTAFTEIRKNQGFFYDFMSRFYGIVERRIQYYVMNNKSSFDIYPNRQKKQKTTF